In Papaver somniferum cultivar HN1 unplaced genomic scaffold, ASM357369v1 unplaced-scaffold_80, whole genome shotgun sequence, the following proteins share a genomic window:
- the LOC113345083 gene encoding tubulin beta chain-like, with protein MREILHIQGGQCGNQIGAKFWEVVCAEHGIDQTGKYKGDSELELERIDVYYNEASSGKYVPRAVLMDLEPGVVDSIRSSPYGQIFRPDNFVFGQSGAGNNWAKGHYTEGAELIDAVLDVVRKEAENADCLQGFQVCHSLGGGTGSGMGTLLISKIREEYPDRMMLTFSVFPSPKVSDTVVEPYNATLSVHQLVENADECMVLDNEALYDICFRTLKLTTPSFGDLNHLISATMSGVTCCLRFPGQLNSDLRKLAVNLIPFPRLHFFMVGFAPLTSRGSQQYAALSVPELTQQMWESKNMMCAADPRHGRYLTASAMFRGKMSTKEVDEQMMNVQNKNSSYFVEWIPNNVKSTVCDIPPSGLKMASTFIGNSTSIQEMFRRVSEQFTAMFRRKAFLHWYTGEGMDEMEFTEAESNMNDLVSEYQQYQDATADDEEDGEYEDEELHEEYEQ; from the exons atGAGAGAAATCCTTCACATCCAAGGAGGCCAATGCGGAAACCAAATCGGTGCAAAATTCTGGGAAGTAGTATGCGCAGAGCACGGAATAGACCAGACCGGGAAATACAAAGGCGATTCAGAACTTGAATTAGAAAGAATCGATGTTTATTACAACGAAGCCAGTTCAGGTAAATATGTACCGAGAGCTGTACTCATGGATCTGGAACCTGGTGTCGTCGATTCGATCCGATCTAGTCCATATGGTCAGATCTTCCGACCTGATAACTTCGTATTTGGTCAATCTGGTGCTGGTAATAACTGGGCTAAAGGACATTACACTGAAGGTGCTGAGTTGATTGATGCCGTTCTTGATGTTGTTAGAAAAGAAGCTGAAAACGCTGATTGTTTACAAG GATTCCAAGTATGTCATTCATTGGGAGGAGGAACTGGATCAGGAATGGGAACTCTACTGATTTCAAAGATAAGAGAAGAATACCCTGATAGAATGATGCTTACTTTCTCTGTTTTTCCATCACCTAAGGTCTCTGACACCGTGGTTGAGCCTTACAACGCTACATTATCTGTTCATCAACTTGTTGAGAATGCTGATGAGTGTATGGTTCTTGATAATGAAGCTCTTTATGATATTTGCTTCAGAACTCTTAAGCTCACTACTCCTAGCT TTGGAGATTTGAACCATTTGATATCCGCAACAATGTCTGGTGTAACCTGCTGTTTGAGATTTCCTGGCCAATTGAACTCTGATCTGCGGAAGCTTGCAGTTAACTTGATTCCATTTCCTCGTCTTCACTTCTTCATGGTTGGATTTGCTCCCCTGACATCCCGCGGATCTCAGCAATACGCAGCACTAAGTGTACCTGAGCTAACCCAGCAGATGTGGGAATCAAAGAACATGATGTGTGCTGCTGACCCCAGGCACGGACGTTACTTAACTGCTTCCGCTATGTTCCGTGGCAAAATGAGTACCAAAGAAGTTGATGAGCAAATGATGAATGTCCAAAACAAGAACTCATCTTACTTCGTTGAATGGATTCCAAACAATGTTAAGTCGACTGTTTGTGATATACCACCCTCTGGTCTTAAGATGGCTTCAACTTTTATTGGTAATTCCACTTCCATCCAAGAAATGTTCCGCCGAGTTAGTGAACAGTTTACTGCTATGTTTAGGAGAAAAGCTTTCTTGCATTGGTACACTGGTGAAGGTATGGATGAGATGGAATTCACTGAAGCTGAGAGCAACATGAACGATTTGGTCTCAGAGTACCAGCAATACCAAGATGcaactgctgatgatgaagaagatggtgagTACGAAGATGAAGAACTTCATGAGGAGTATGAACAGTGA
- the LOC113345004 gene encoding wall-associated receptor kinase 2-like, producing MTVFPIQNSSSNQIARPGCRERCGNIILPHPFGMHDTNCYRPGFEIICDESVSPPVASYFSRGGPVSSASELIDPGSGWSAPILHKTPFTISNTLNKLTVIGCNIFGFVIPLNNGITNFTSSGCASRCDVILGYNSSIPNPCDSGNGCCKVTIPSGLSGFKIQTASTSDSIQNLCVRAFLVDQEYFAVDDLIVSRDDSVVPVILDWAVPDFSTCREARRNPTGYACGYYTECIDPNNGFGYRCKCAKGYEGNPYLKHGCQDIDECKGPNKCGQEAICINTLGSHRYWRRHSNNTSAWARLLVVHRV from the exons ATGACTGTGTTTCCAATCCAA AATAGTAGTAGTAATCAAATCGCTCGACCAGGTTGCAGAGAAAGATGTGGGAACATAATTCTTCCTCACCCATTTGGTATGCATGATACTAATTGTTATCGTCCTGGGTTTGAGATCATTTGCGATGAATCTGTAAGTCCTCCAGTTGCTAGTTATTTTTCTCGGGGTGGTCCTGTTAG CAGTGCCTCAGAGCTTATTGATCCTGGGTCTGGGTGGTCAGCTCCCATCCTACATAAAACACCCTTCACCATTTCCAACACTCTCAATAAATTAACAGTCATTGgttgcaacatttttggtttcgtTATACCACTTAATAATGGTATAACAAATTTCACCAGCAGTGGGTGTGCATCCCGTTGTGATGTGATTCTTGGATACAACAGTAGTATCCCAAATCCTTGTGACTCTGGTAATGGCTGTTGTAAGGTAACAATTCCAAGCGGACTATCTGGATTCAAGATACAGACAGCGAGTACCAGTGATTCAATCCAGAATCTGTGCGTCCGTGCTTTTCTGGTTGACCAGGAATATTTTGCGGTTGATGATTTAATTGTGTCAAGGGACGACTCAGTTGTACCTGTGATCTTGGACTGGGCGGTACCTGACTTTTCTACATGCAGAGAAGCTCGAAGAAACCCCACCGGATATGCTTGCGGATATTATACTGAGTGCATTGACCCAAACAATGGCTTCGGTTACCGCTGTAAATGTGCAAAAGGCTATGAGGGAAATCCTTATCTCAAACATGGCTGTCAAG ATATTGACGAATGCAAAGGACCAAAcaagtgtggacaagaagctATTTGCATTAATACACTTGGGAGCCACAG GTATTGGAGGAGGCATAGTAATAATACTTCTGCTTGGGCACGGTTACTGGTTGTACATCGGGTgtaa